From Streptomyces sp. NBC_00690, a single genomic window includes:
- a CDS encoding 3-hydroxyacyl-CoA dehydrogenase family protein: MARKLAVIGAGLMGAGIAQVSAQAGWDVVLRDVTDEALTRGTDGIRASYAKFVAKGKLEADAAEAALARITTTTDLDAVADADIVVEAVFEKLDVKHDIFRALDRLVRDDAVLASNTSAIPITKIAAVTEHPERVVGAHFFSPVPMMQLCELVRGYKTSDETLATTREFAESVGKTCIVVNRDVAGFVTTRLISALVVEAAKLYESGVASAEDIDLACKLGFGHAMGPLATADLTGVDILLHATSNIYTESQDEKFAPPELMRRMVDAGDIGRKSGQGFYTHETR, from the coding sequence GTGGCCAGGAAGCTTGCCGTCATCGGGGCCGGACTCATGGGTGCCGGGATCGCACAGGTCTCCGCCCAGGCGGGCTGGGACGTGGTCCTGCGCGATGTCACCGACGAGGCGCTGACCCGCGGCACCGATGGCATCCGGGCCTCGTACGCCAAGTTCGTGGCCAAGGGCAAGCTCGAAGCGGACGCGGCCGAAGCGGCGTTGGCCCGCATCACCACCACGACCGACCTCGACGCCGTCGCCGATGCGGACATCGTCGTCGAGGCGGTCTTCGAGAAGCTGGACGTCAAGCACGACATCTTCCGCGCTCTCGACCGGCTTGTGCGCGACGACGCCGTACTCGCCTCCAACACGTCCGCCATCCCCATCACCAAGATTGCGGCGGTCACCGAACATCCGGAGCGGGTCGTCGGCGCACACTTCTTCTCGCCCGTGCCGATGATGCAGCTGTGCGAGTTGGTGCGGGGCTACAAGACCAGCGACGAAACCCTCGCCACCACGCGGGAGTTCGCCGAGTCGGTCGGCAAGACCTGCATCGTCGTCAACCGCGACGTGGCGGGCTTCGTCACCACCCGACTGATCTCCGCGCTGGTCGTCGAGGCGGCCAAGCTCTACGAGTCGGGAGTGGCATCGGCCGAGGACATCGACCTCGCCTGCAAGCTGGGCTTCGGTCATGCGATGGGCCCGCTCGCCACGGCCGACCTCACCGGCGTGGACATCCTCCTCCACGCCACGAGCAACATCTACACCGAGTCCCAGGACGAGAAGTTCGCCCCGCCGGAGCTGATGCGCCGGATGGTGGACGCCGGGGACATCGGACGCAAGAGCGGCCAGGGCTTCTACACCCACGAAACCCGCTGA
- a CDS encoding sensor histidine kinase yields MTFPRPHRDDVILAVTAFLGGVLLWSLGLYTQSSRNALPPWAALVPLAVMSAQSLLRRILPLAMLAIATAALIADQFTVGSLVTVVVFTDAVYAAVVYSSPTAARRVPVVSGLITVASTITLLAVFQEPVGLLIGVIIGLITLAPAVTGSIIRNHREAADAARLRAEQTALLAEMDRVQAVTAERSRMARELHDMVANHLSAIAIHSTAALSLNDPRTTEEALGVIRENSVAGLSEMRRLIGLLRQSSDDNEPAAAPTLAGLDALIAQAGTNGAASGLTFSLNDRREAANSLPAPVELAAYRIVQESVTNALKHAESGQVEIHLSHERGHALTVEVNSPFGRRPGPRAPGSGAGLVGMRERVALLKGELTAGPVEGPPGGPAKIWCVRAVLPVRDDDKEPST; encoded by the coding sequence GTGACGTTTCCCCGCCCTCACCGTGACGATGTGATCCTCGCCGTCACCGCGTTCCTCGGCGGTGTGCTGCTCTGGTCGCTGGGGCTGTACACCCAGTCCTCCCGCAACGCGCTGCCCCCCTGGGCGGCCCTGGTGCCGCTGGCCGTGATGTCCGCCCAGTCGCTGCTGCGCCGGATACTGCCGCTCGCGATGCTGGCGATCGCCACGGCCGCGCTGATCGCCGATCAGTTCACGGTCGGCAGCCTGGTGACGGTCGTGGTCTTCACGGATGCGGTGTACGCGGCGGTCGTCTACAGCTCCCCCACCGCGGCCCGTCGGGTCCCCGTGGTGTCCGGACTGATCACCGTGGCGTCGACGATCACCCTGCTCGCCGTGTTCCAGGAACCGGTCGGACTGCTGATCGGGGTCATCATCGGACTGATCACTCTCGCCCCCGCCGTCACCGGGAGCATCATCCGCAACCACCGGGAGGCGGCCGACGCGGCCCGGCTGCGAGCCGAGCAGACAGCGCTGCTCGCCGAGATGGACCGGGTGCAGGCGGTGACGGCCGAACGCAGCAGGATGGCGCGCGAACTGCACGACATGGTGGCCAACCATCTCTCGGCCATCGCCATCCACTCCACGGCCGCGCTCTCCCTCAACGACCCGCGCACAACCGAGGAGGCGCTCGGGGTCATCCGGGAGAACAGCGTCGCCGGGCTGTCCGAGATGCGGCGGCTGATCGGGTTGCTCAGACAGAGCAGCGATGACAACGAACCGGCGGCTGCCCCCACCCTCGCCGGCCTCGATGCCCTGATCGCCCAGGCAGGTACCAACGGGGCTGCCAGCGGGCTCACCTTCAGCCTGAACGACCGGCGGGAGGCAGCGAACTCGCTGCCCGCGCCGGTGGAGTTGGCGGCGTACCGCATCGTCCAGGAGTCGGTGACGAACGCCCTCAAGCACGCGGAGTCGGGCCAGGTGGAGATCCATCTCTCCCATGAGCGGGGGCACGCCCTGACCGTGGAGGTGAACAGCCCGTTCGGGAGGAGACCGGGCCCGCGGGCACCGGGCTCAGGGGCTGGGCTAGTCGGGATGCGGGAGCGGGTCGCCCTGTTGAAGGGCGAGTTGACGGCGGGTCCGGTCGAGGGGCCACCGGGCGGCCCGGCCAAGATCTGGTGCGTACGGGCAGTGCTCCCCGTACGGGACGACGACAAGGAGCCATCGACATGA
- a CDS encoding SCO5389 family protein has translation MSLDVSPALLEQAERGEVDEAAFVDCVRTSLPYAWEMITTLVAQLKVDGGEFADNQTPPPDEQARGQLLRALASDAIRGALQRHFGVRLAFQNCHRVAVFPLDPSVDERLARFTSIRGQLLNQSPEMRDC, from the coding sequence ATGTCGCTCGACGTCTCACCGGCGCTGTTGGAACAGGCCGAGCGAGGCGAAGTCGATGAAGCCGCTTTCGTCGACTGCGTCCGGACCTCCCTGCCATACGCATGGGAGATGATCACTACGTTGGTGGCACAGCTGAAGGTCGACGGCGGCGAGTTTGCCGACAACCAGACGCCCCCGCCGGATGAGCAGGCACGTGGTCAACTGCTGCGCGCTCTCGCCAGCGATGCGATCCGAGGTGCGCTCCAACGGCACTTCGGCGTGCGTCTGGCGTTCCAGAACTGCCATCGCGTCGCGGTCTTCCCGCTGGACCCGTCGGTGGACGAGCGGCTGGCCCGCTTCACTTCCATCAGGGGCCAGTTGCTGAACCAGTCGCCGGAGATGCGCGACTGCTGA
- a CDS encoding ATP-binding protein, producing MDNESFGEQEGTVRPSRDAAAPGFGQTGQAPARMVRLISGDFLLTVNPVDGSEVELCPPGGTPDGLSRLTTAVRRSTTERIEHERIGRPPALAGPATPRLPLLERDEERERLIRMLARGRSIRVTGAAGSGRTTLLNAVAAECTDLAPDGVVRLNGRQRTPSDLLNDLFNAIHTTPQQRPDRDQLLSHIGEIGAIVVLDDLDFGGAALDELLNAAPECAFLTATTPEVPGPTDASRLEEVTLVGLGRPASLELLKRAVDRPLTEDEQNWAGDLWFESEGLPLRFVQAGALLRQCDALRQEIQELQEDPDAFEAFARMDATGGEVPLPTLGQGAAPAALLASRLSESARNTLRFAVALGGEVPHQAHLPALIGDTHADTAIGELMRCGLLSPVGGRYRLAAGVLVQLTERGYADEAAAHARTTAQHYAWWTAHPSVTPERAVAEADAIVAALTALVPGTEAADASAAVLLARSAAPAFAAGLYWGAWERVLRVGSEAARIAGEVAEEAYFHHELGVLALCTDSLDRARAELEASIAMRGALADKRGTVAGRRALALVADRENGLVPSAVPAPVPPPVPAPELELPPGRTALALPAGLAVVPPELAHESDPGDTRSERDERDEQPEPRTQETAVIPETLVASQAPPLYSFDRKEPRSAPGKRFAVLRGARRNLVAAGAGAVIVALLGTVLALGMAGDGEEPPSVNVRNGQSANVDDEQDGLQADEPDTESADDPADPDASTSPLPDSSDEVDPGPTSSRTFESSRPSESSGSTGSPGSSEGPSSSGSQEPGESPSSSQSTRPTSPPSSAPPTSRPPTGPSNPGEPSSSQSSTGSSTPRPSTSGGGITASAPISSAPVSGSPSSASAPAGPGGASPSLV from the coding sequence ATGGACAACGAGAGCTTCGGCGAACAAGAAGGCACGGTACGCCCGTCCCGGGACGCCGCGGCACCGGGCTTCGGACAGACCGGGCAGGCACCGGCCCGCATGGTCCGACTGATCTCCGGCGACTTTCTGCTGACCGTCAATCCCGTGGACGGGAGCGAAGTCGAGCTCTGCCCACCGGGAGGCACCCCTGACGGCCTGAGCCGGCTCACCACCGCCGTACGCCGCAGTACCACGGAACGGATCGAACACGAGCGCATCGGCAGGCCGCCTGCGCTCGCCGGGCCCGCCACCCCCCGACTGCCGCTCCTGGAGCGGGACGAGGAGCGCGAGCGCCTGATACGCATGCTCGCCCGGGGCCGCTCGATACGCGTCACCGGGGCCGCGGGCTCCGGACGCACCACCCTGCTGAACGCCGTGGCCGCGGAGTGCACCGACCTCGCACCCGACGGAGTCGTTCGCCTCAACGGCCGCCAACGCACTCCGAGCGATCTGCTGAACGACCTCTTCAACGCGATCCACACCACCCCCCAGCAGCGTCCCGACCGAGACCAACTCCTCTCCCACATCGGGGAGATCGGTGCGATCGTCGTCCTCGACGACCTCGACTTCGGCGGCGCGGCCCTCGATGAACTCCTCAACGCGGCACCCGAGTGCGCCTTCTTGACGGCGACCACCCCTGAGGTGCCCGGCCCCACCGATGCCTCACGGCTCGAAGAGGTCACCCTGGTCGGACTCGGCCGCCCCGCATCCCTGGAACTCCTCAAGCGCGCCGTGGACCGGCCCCTCACCGAGGACGAGCAGAACTGGGCCGGCGACCTCTGGTTCGAATCCGAGGGACTGCCCCTGCGCTTCGTCCAGGCCGGCGCGCTCCTGCGGCAGTGCGATGCGCTCCGTCAGGAGATCCAGGAACTCCAAGAGGACCCCGACGCCTTCGAAGCCTTCGCCCGCATGGACGCCACGGGCGGCGAGGTCCCCCTGCCGACGCTCGGCCAGGGTGCGGCGCCCGCGGCCCTGCTCGCCTCGCGGCTCAGCGAGTCCGCCCGCAACACCCTGCGCTTCGCGGTCGCCCTCGGCGGGGAGGTCCCGCACCAGGCCCATCTGCCTGCGCTCATCGGCGACACCCACGCGGACACCGCCATCGGCGAACTGATGCGCTGCGGACTGCTCTCACCTGTCGGCGGGCGATACCGGCTCGCCGCGGGCGTGCTGGTCCAACTCACCGAGCGCGGGTACGCCGACGAGGCCGCGGCCCACGCCCGTACCACTGCACAGCACTACGCCTGGTGGACTGCGCACCCCTCCGTCACCCCTGAGCGGGCCGTCGCCGAGGCGGACGCCATCGTGGCCGCGCTCACCGCTCTGGTGCCCGGCACGGAAGCCGCCGACGCGAGCGCGGCCGTCCTCCTCGCCCGCAGTGCTGCGCCCGCTTTCGCCGCGGGGTTGTACTGGGGTGCCTGGGAGCGCGTCCTCCGCGTCGGTTCGGAGGCCGCCCGCATCGCGGGAGAGGTGGCCGAAGAGGCGTACTTCCACCATGAACTCGGCGTTCTGGCCCTCTGCACGGACAGCCTGGACCGGGCCCGGGCGGAGCTGGAAGCCTCCATCGCCATGCGCGGAGCACTCGCCGACAAGCGGGGCACCGTCGCAGGGCGCCGCGCACTGGCACTGGTCGCCGACCGTGAGAACGGTCTGGTGCCCAGTGCGGTCCCGGCCCCCGTGCCGCCGCCGGTGCCCGCCCCGGAGCTGGAACTGCCACCGGGTCGGACCGCCCTCGCCCTGCCGGCCGGTCTAGCCGTCGTCCCGCCCGAACTCGCCCATGAAAGCGACCCGGGCGACACCCGCAGTGAGCGCGATGAACGCGACGAGCAACCGGAGCCCCGTACCCAGGAGACCGCGGTCATCCCGGAGACCCTGGTGGCCTCGCAGGCGCCGCCGCTCTACTCCTTCGACCGCAAGGAGCCGCGCTCGGCGCCCGGCAAGCGGTTCGCCGTTCTGCGCGGCGCCCGACGCAATCTGGTCGCCGCGGGTGCGGGCGCCGTGATCGTCGCCCTCCTTGGCACGGTGCTCGCCCTGGGCATGGCCGGGGACGGTGAGGAGCCGCCCAGCGTGAACGTCCGCAACGGGCAGTCCGCGAACGTGGACGACGAACAGGACGGTCTCCAGGCCGACGAGCCGGATACCGAGTCCGCCGACGACCCCGCTGACCCGGACGCCTCCACGAGCCCGCTCCCGGACAGCTCCGATGAGGTGGACCCGGGCCCCACGTCCTCCAGGACGTTCGAATCCTCACGGCCAAGCGAATCCAGTGGTTCCACCGGCTCCCCCGGGTCCAGCGAGGGCCCGTCGTCGAGCGGCTCACAGGAGCCGGGGGAGAGTCCGTCGTCCTCGCAGTCGACCCGGCCCACTTCACCGCCGTCGTCCGCACCGCCGACGAGCAGGCCGCCCACCGGACCCTCCAACCCGGGCGAGCCCTCCTCGTCCCAGTCGTCGACCGGTTCGAGCACTCCCCGACCCTCCACGTCCGGTGGCGGGATCACCGCGAGCGCACCGATCAGCAGCGCGCCCGTGAGCGGATCGCCGTCGTCGGCGTCCGCGCCGGCGGGGCCCGGTGGAGCCTCACCGTCCCTGGTCTGA
- a CDS encoding TetR/AcrR family transcriptional regulator → MAEGLRERKKRQTRQHISDTATGLFLERGFDAVTIAEIAEAADVSVNTVYNYFATKEDLFLDRSREVTTRLARWVRGRPAGESAAAAVLRELRAEVEAVSPRVGLVAGWERFLLVVHAAPTLRSSLWGMQQEVRENLEAELRAELATGPVDPLPQLIAGQITWAHEAIMSFIGTEMMAGRPPEEVSREALAVLDEIEDLLSAKVHDYAVRTPH, encoded by the coding sequence ATGGCCGAGGGACTCAGAGAGCGCAAGAAGCGCCAGACCAGACAGCACATCTCCGACACCGCCACCGGCCTCTTCCTGGAGCGGGGTTTTGACGCGGTGACCATCGCGGAGATCGCCGAGGCGGCCGATGTCTCCGTCAACACCGTCTACAACTACTTCGCCACCAAGGAGGACCTCTTCCTCGACCGCAGCAGGGAGGTGACCACGCGCCTCGCCCGCTGGGTGCGTGGGCGGCCGGCGGGGGAGTCGGCCGCCGCCGCCGTCCTGCGCGAGTTGCGCGCGGAGGTCGAAGCAGTCTCCCCGCGGGTGGGACTGGTCGCCGGATGGGAGCGATTCCTGCTGGTCGTCCATGCCGCGCCCACGCTGCGCTCCAGTCTCTGGGGGATGCAGCAAGAAGTGCGGGAGAACCTGGAGGCGGAGCTTCGCGCCGAACTGGCGACGGGTCCCGTGGACCCGCTGCCCCAGTTGATCGCCGGTCAGATCACCTGGGCGCACGAGGCCATCATGAGCTTCATCGGGACCGAGATGATGGCCGGCCGCCCTCCGGAGGAGGTCTCCCGGGAAGCCCTCGCCGTCCTGGACGAGATCGAGGACCTGCTGAGCGCCAAGGTCCATGACTACGCCGTGCGGACGCCTCACTGA
- a CDS encoding LLM class flavin-dependent oxidoreductase, whose translation MRVGTFVLAAQFPGQGQGEALHRAVRSAEVAEEAGLDTVWLAEHHFVPYGVCPSAVTLAALLLGRTRRIRVGTAVSVLPSAHPVTLGEQAALLHLTSGGRFSLGVGRGGPWIDLEVFGGGLRAYESEFPESLDLLLRWLREPRVSAHGPRFSFREVEVVPRAGELLDGSAGPEVIVACTSPKSVRLAAERGLPMLLGMHSSDAEKAEMVGLWRSHALAVGRSPDEVAEVAHVSAGVAQIADTAAEAMETLLKAMPGWLKQGLDAHVTVDGRRRVMRDPVAYTELLCALHPVGPPALAADRLAATAERTGITRFALLTEGSGDLATTEANVRSLGTEVLPLLA comes from the coding sequence ATGCGCGTGGGTACGTTCGTACTGGCAGCCCAGTTCCCGGGCCAGGGCCAGGGGGAGGCGCTCCACCGAGCGGTGCGATCCGCGGAGGTGGCGGAGGAAGCCGGCTTGGACACGGTGTGGCTGGCGGAGCATCACTTCGTGCCGTACGGCGTCTGCCCGTCCGCCGTGACGCTGGCCGCGCTCCTCCTCGGCCGCACCCGGCGCATCCGGGTGGGCACGGCCGTGAGCGTGCTCCCGAGCGCCCATCCGGTGACCCTGGGCGAGCAGGCCGCGCTGCTCCATCTGACCAGTGGTGGCAGGTTCTCGCTGGGGGTGGGCCGAGGAGGGCCCTGGATCGACCTGGAAGTCTTCGGCGGTGGTCTGCGCGCGTACGAGTCGGAGTTCCCCGAGTCCCTGGATCTACTGCTGCGCTGGCTCCGTGAGCCCCGCGTGAGTGCGCACGGCCCCCGGTTCTCCTTCCGCGAGGTCGAGGTGGTGCCCCGCGCTGGAGAGCTGCTCGACGGTAGTGCGGGCCCCGAGGTCATCGTCGCCTGCACCTCGCCGAAGAGCGTCCGGCTCGCCGCCGAGCGCGGACTGCCCATGCTGCTGGGCATGCACAGCAGTGATGCCGAGAAGGCGGAGATGGTCGGGCTCTGGCGCAGCCACGCCCTGGCGGTCGGCAGATCCCCCGATGAGGTCGCGGAGGTCGCCCATGTGTCGGCAGGAGTGGCTCAGATCGCGGACACCGCGGCCGAGGCGATGGAGACGCTGCTGAAGGCCATGCCCGGCTGGCTCAAACAGGGGTTGGACGCCCATGTCACCGTCGACGGCCGACGCCGGGTGATGCGCGACCCCGTCGCCTACACCGAGCTGCTCTGCGCACTGCATCCCGTGGGCCCGCCCGCTCTCGCCGCCGATCGCCTGGCTGCGACCGCCGAACGCACGGGCATCACGCGCTTCGCCCTGCTGACCGAGGGTTCGGGGGACCTTGCGACCACGGAGGCCAATGTGCGCAGCCTCGGGACCGAGGTTCTGCCCCTGCTGGCTTGA
- a CDS encoding cob(I)yrinic acid a,c-diamide adenosyltransferase, with protein MVNLTRIYTRTGDQGTTALGDMSRVPKTDLRISAYADANEANAALGTAIALGQLREDVVGVLVRVQNDLFDVGADLSTPVVAEPKYPPLRVEQFYIDRLEADCDRFLEELEKLRSFILPGGTPGAALLHQACTVVRRAERSTWAAWEVHGESMNPLAATYLNRLSDLLFIMARLANKETGDVLWVPGGDR; from the coding sequence ATGGTCAACCTGACACGCATCTACACCCGTACCGGCGACCAGGGCACGACGGCCCTGGGCGACATGAGCCGCGTCCCCAAGACGGACCTGCGGATCTCCGCGTACGCCGACGCCAACGAGGCCAACGCCGCACTCGGCACGGCGATCGCCCTGGGGCAGCTGCGGGAGGACGTCGTCGGCGTGCTCGTCCGCGTCCAGAACGACCTCTTCGACGTGGGGGCGGACCTCTCCACGCCGGTGGTGGCGGAGCCGAAGTACCCGCCCCTGCGCGTCGAACAGTTCTACATCGACCGGCTGGAGGCGGACTGCGACCGCTTCCTTGAGGAGTTGGAGAAGCTGCGCAGCTTCATCCTGCCCGGCGGCACCCCGGGCGCCGCCCTCCTCCATCAGGCGTGCACCGTCGTGCGCAGGGCGGAGCGTTCGACCTGGGCTGCCTGGGAGGTCCACGGCGAGAGCATGAACCCGCTGGCGGCCACCTATCTCAACCGCCTCTCCGACCTGCTGTTCATCATGGCTCGGCTGGCGAACAAGGAGACCGGTGACGTGCTGTGGGTACCCGGCGGAGATCGCTGA
- a CDS encoding response regulator transcription factor has translation MTDEPDERSGRRTGRIRVLVAEDQSAVRAGLVLILRSAADIEVVAEAADGEEAVELTRSLRPDLVLMDIQMPRLDGVSATRQIVEDRLADVLILTTFDLDEYIFGALRAGASGFLLKNTEAQGLLDAVRTVAHGEGLIAPAVTRRLIAEFAAPSPVRSPDAPDPAVLDVLTRREREVLVCLGQGLSNAEIAVRLCMAEATVKTHVSRLLGKLDLRSRVQAAVLAQELGI, from the coding sequence ATGACGGACGAACCCGACGAAAGAAGCGGTCGGCGGACCGGGCGGATCCGGGTACTGGTGGCGGAGGACCAGAGCGCGGTGCGCGCGGGACTGGTGCTCATCCTCAGGAGCGCTGCGGACATCGAGGTCGTCGCGGAGGCCGCGGACGGCGAAGAGGCGGTGGAGTTGACCCGGAGCCTCCGTCCGGATCTGGTGTTGATGGATATTCAAATGCCCCGTCTCGATGGGGTTTCAGCCACCCGACAGATCGTTGAGGACCGTCTCGCAGATGTCTTGATCCTTACTACGTTTGATCTTGACGAGTACATCTTCGGCGCGCTAAGAGCTGGCGCCTCCGGATTCCTGCTGAAGAACACCGAGGCGCAGGGTCTGCTGGACGCCGTTCGCACGGTCGCCCACGGAGAGGGCCTGATCGCCCCGGCCGTGACCCGGCGTCTGATCGCGGAATTCGCAGCTCCCAGCCCCGTTCGCTCCCCTGACGCCCCAGACCCCGCCGTACTGGACGTCCTCACCCGGCGCGAGCGAGAGGTCCTCGTGTGTCTCGGCCAAGGACTGTCGAATGCCGAAATCGCGGTACGGCTGTGCATGGCTGAGGCTACTGTGAAAACGCATGTGAGCCGACTGCTGGGAAAGCTGGACCTCCGTAGCCGGGTCCAGGCGGCCGTTCTTGCGCAGGAGTTGGGAATCTGA
- a CDS encoding STAS domain-containing protein: MHIRGDHTELVVGGRLDVRSAADARTVLHSAVDDGHGDLVLDLTDLDSWDATGLGVIMGAHRRAGRCGRRLVLRGVPPQMQRLLVATRLHRILAIEGGLAAESLPRV, from the coding sequence ATGCACATCAGGGGCGACCACACCGAGCTGGTCGTCGGGGGCCGCCTCGACGTGCGCAGCGCGGCGGACGCCCGCACGGTCCTGCACTCGGCGGTCGACGACGGTCACGGCGACCTCGTACTCGACCTGACCGACCTCGACTCGTGGGACGCGACGGGGCTCGGAGTCATCATGGGCGCCCACCGCCGGGCCGGCCGCTGCGGCCGACGCCTTGTGCTGCGTGGCGTACCGCCGCAGATGCAGCGCCTGCTGGTGGCAACCCGGCTGCACCGCATCCTCGCGATCGAAGGCGGCCTGGCCGCTGAATCGCTTCCTCGGGTCTGA
- a CDS encoding ABC transporter permease, which yields MLLHDTALIFGRYARQTLRSRFHILIGILTPLLYLLFFGPLLTGLPLGSRGDSWQVLVPGLLLQLSLFGASFAGFGAIVEQGQGVVERMRVTPVSRLALLLGRVLRDTALAVFQAVLLVLVALAMGLRAPLAGVLIGLVFVALLVVSLASLSYALALKVSTPHEFGPAVNAFVMPSMLLSGLMLPMTLGPDWLDGLSHAVPFRHLVDAVRDAYVGEYTSASMLYGGIVAVAFAALGVTVGTRVVRTASA from the coding sequence ATGCTGCTCCACGACACCGCACTGATCTTCGGGCGCTATGCCCGGCAGACCCTGCGCTCCCGGTTCCACATCCTCATCGGCATCCTGACGCCGCTGCTCTACCTGCTGTTCTTCGGGCCGCTGCTCACCGGCTTACCCCTGGGTTCCCGGGGCGACTCGTGGCAGGTCCTGGTCCCGGGGCTACTGCTCCAACTCTCCCTCTTCGGGGCGTCCTTCGCCGGCTTCGGCGCCATCGTCGAGCAGGGACAGGGCGTGGTGGAGCGGATGCGGGTCACCCCCGTGAGCCGTCTCGCGCTGCTGCTGGGCCGGGTCCTGCGGGACACCGCACTCGCCGTCTTCCAGGCCGTGCTGCTGGTGCTCGTCGCGCTGGCGATGGGCCTGCGCGCACCGCTCGCCGGAGTCCTCATCGGTCTGGTGTTCGTGGCCCTGCTGGTCGTCTCGCTGGCCTCGTTGTCGTACGCACTGGCGCTCAAGGTCAGCACCCCCCACGAGTTCGGCCCCGCCGTCAATGCCTTCGTGATGCCGTCCATGCTGCTGTCGGGCCTGATGCTGCCGATGACCCTGGGGCCCGACTGGCTGGACGGGCTGTCGCACGCCGTGCCGTTCCGCCATCTGGTCGACGCCGTCCGGGACGCCTACGTGGGCGAGTACACGAGCGCCTCCATGCTGTACGGCGGGATCGTGGCGGTCGCGTTCGCCGCGCTGGGCGTGACGGTGGGCACACGGGTCGTCCGTACGGCCAGCGCATAA
- the nucS gene encoding endonuclease NucS, with the protein MRLVIARCSVDYAGRLTAHLPSAPRLILIKADGSVSIHADDRAYKPLNWMSPPCSLKEGDGDVWTVTNKAGEKLIITMEEVLHDSSHELGVDPGLIKDGVEAHLQELLADRIETLGSGYSLIRREYPTAIGPVDILCRDADGATVAVEIKRRGEIDGVEQLTRYLELLNRDPHLAPVKGLFAAQEIKPQARVLATDRGIGCVVLDYNALRGIEDDKLRLF; encoded by the coding sequence ATGCGCCTTGTCATCGCCCGCTGCTCCGTGGACTACGCGGGCCGGCTCACCGCCCATCTGCCCTCAGCTCCCCGTCTGATCCTGATCAAAGCGGACGGCAGCGTCTCCATCCACGCGGACGACCGCGCCTACAAGCCACTGAACTGGATGTCCCCTCCGTGCTCGCTCAAGGAGGGTGACGGCGATGTGTGGACGGTCACCAACAAGGCGGGCGAGAAGCTGATCATCACCATGGAGGAGGTCCTCCATGACTCCTCGCACGAACTGGGAGTGGATCCGGGTCTGATCAAGGATGGCGTGGAGGCGCACCTCCAAGAGTTGCTCGCCGACCGTATTGAGACGCTGGGCAGCGGATACAGCCTGATTCGGCGTGAGTACCCCACGGCCATCGGTCCGGTGGACATCCTCTGTCGCGATGCCGATGGTGCGACCGTCGCCGTGGAGATCAAGCGGCGCGGTGAGATCGACGGGGTGGAGCAGCTGACCCGCTATCTGGAGTTGCTGAATCGCGATCCGCACCTGGCGCCGGTCAAGGGGCTGTTCGCGGCTCAGGAGATCAAGCCCCAGGCGCGGGTGCTGGCGACGGACCGGGGCATCGGCTGCGTCGTCCTCGACTACAACGCCCTGCGGGGCATCGAGGACGACAAGCTCAGACTCTTCTGA
- a CDS encoding ABC transporter ATP-binding protein, with protein MAVISATGLARTFPSKNGPVEAVRGIDLTVEGGEIIGFLGPNGAGKTTTLRMLTTLLAPTGGHATVAGCDLVRDPAGVRRRSGYIAQSGGLDPYVSVREELTTQGRLYRMPKAKAVARAAELAEDFGFAELMDRPTAALSGGQRRRLDIAMGLMHRPDVLFLDEPTTGLDPGSRADLWELVRRLRDDHGTTVFLTTHYLDEADALADRLIIVDQGVVVTEGTPTALKIQYGGSQHATLQDAFLAVTGRAPAPADATPLTV; from the coding sequence ATGGCAGTCATCAGTGCAACCGGGCTCGCCCGGACCTTCCCCAGCAAGAACGGACCTGTAGAGGCCGTGCGCGGGATCGACCTCACGGTCGAAGGCGGCGAGATCATCGGCTTCCTCGGCCCCAACGGCGCCGGCAAGACGACCACCCTGCGCATGCTCACCACCCTGTTGGCACCCACGGGCGGCCACGCCACCGTCGCCGGCTGCGATCTGGTGCGCGATCCCGCGGGCGTACGTCGCCGGAGCGGCTACATCGCCCAGTCCGGCGGGCTCGACCCCTACGTCAGCGTCCGGGAGGAACTCACCACCCAGGGCAGGCTCTACCGCATGCCCAAGGCCAAGGCCGTGGCACGGGCGGCAGAACTCGCCGAGGACTTCGGCTTCGCGGAGTTGATGGACCGTCCGACCGCGGCCCTCTCCGGTGGCCAGCGGCGGCGGCTCGACATCGCCATGGGCCTGATGCACAGGCCCGACGTGCTCTTCCTGGACGAGCCCACCACCGGGCTCGACCCCGGCAGCCGGGCCGACCTCTGGGAGCTCGTGCGCAGGCTGCGCGACGACCACGGCACGACCGTCTTCCTGACCACGCACTACCTGGACGAGGCGGACGCACTCGCGGACCGGCTGATCATCGTCGACCAGGGCGTGGTCGTCACCGAAGGCACCCCCACCGCCCTCAAGATCCAGTACGGCGGCTCGCAACACGCCACCCTCCAGGACGCCTTCCTCGCCGTCACCGGCCGCGCTCCGGCCCCCGCCGACGCCACCCCACTCACCGTCTGA